TGTCAGTTCAGTTTCTACAGAAGGTAGAGAGCCTCACTGTCAGTTCAGTATCTATAGAAGGTAGCAAGCCTCACCGTCAGTTCAGTACCTACAGAAGGTAGAGAGCCTCACCGTCAGTTCAGTATCTACAGAAGGTAGAGAGCCTCACCGTCAGTTCAGTATCTACAGCCTAAAGACCAAGTAAATTAGAGAACCAAGATGATCAGTACAATGAACACATATTTACCACCTACCTATAtccccaatatatatattctttacatAAATCTATAAactgatatttgaaataaatgtcaaCCAATCTTAACATTTATTACACATTTGACTTCTGACAATAAGAACGTCTACCAATCCTATTGGTCTTAAAATAGGGACACTGTAGGTATATCCACCAATCACAGGGGCTGTTACACATTTGTCATGAAACACTCTAGGTCTGGCGTTTCACAAACCATACTCCTGGTTGGGTACCGAGATTACTGCTGAATCTGTATACATACAGCTGACATTGTTTCCATCAACCAGCTACAACCAAAGTTGTGAACTTGACTAATAGTGGTAAATTGATCACCATACATCAGACGTTGACCTTTTACATCATTTCTTTCAGTCGTCACTTTTTGTTGGCACTGATGGATAAGAATACTGCAAGCACCCACCAATCACATTGCTTGAAACACTTCAGTCTGACTGGGCACAAAAGGGGAATGTGCCAACTGAAGTTGAATGAGATCCACCAATCAATGTGTCTGTTACAAACTTCACTTGGGTGGTGGATATGGGGGATGTCCTGGCTGAGGTTGGACAGTCGCAGCGGGAGGGGACTTCTGTTGACTAGCACCGGGGAACATACCTGTAAGTCAAACTAATCAAATGAAATGATTTCTATCTAAAAAAATCTGTGAAATACAAAATTCAATAGATATGAATAAGTCAGTAATACAGTAGTACTATAATATACACTATATTATCAACTTAACACATAAAATAGCTGGTGACCAGAGGCACTAATTTCAGTACTGTGGGGTCGAACAAAAGACGCCCATTGAATGACAAGGTGATATGTATTCTTGTATCAAAATGCATATAGAGTATGAAAATCCTGCTCAAGAAACCATCACTACtgtaaacatttaacattttaacaaattttacaaaGTAATGAAAAACATCATAACAATTCATGATCATAAGAACTACTGTATAGCTGGTTctctttttttatcttttttttttctatggtCATGAAAATTTTGATCTATGAAATTATACGACAGATAAATATTATTTGCAAAATGAACTGGTAAGGCTGTTGTTATGTTGCGCTGACAATAACCGCCCCCAATCTTCTAAGGTTATTTTGACAATTATGATTGCTCAgaatagattatatatatacttcatgtGACAGATAATTTCTTACCTGGTATAACAAATATAACTTGCGATACATGAATAATAGTTGtgttataaataattattaacCTCGTTAAACCTATGTGGTGTTCAATGGTTCAATGCTAAATATAGCAGAGGCAGACATACTGTGCTGTTAAAACAATCTAATTATAAAATTACAGTATCAAAATATTCCCGAAAATCAAATATCCTCCTACAGCCAGATCGTAAAATTTCCATTTAATACATGAAAGTTGCAAAATTGTTTACCCACGTAAATAAACTGCTATACAGTACATTGGGAAATGTGCAACTCTAAAGCTTTAGATGTTGTTACAAGTTGAATAATATTGCCTGTTGTTTTTCCCATCTAACCTATAAGCTATCAACCTCTTGTAGAAGTGTATACTGGATGGGAAATTAGAAAACAAATCTAGGAACTATGAATACATCATCAACAAATTTACACTAAATCAGTCATAGTGTGGAGAGAGATGATGTACAAGATGGCCGAAGGTGTGCGATATTTGCCATCAAAGGTTTAGCCATGCCAATTATGATcaacagggctttttctgagggccccattcccaattgaagttatttcatttttaagcCAAATACCAAACTTAACTCTAggaaaaatctttcccaattcaccagttttcttcccaaaatgagacaaaaagcCCCTTCCCAAACCAGAGCCCTGCACAATTTAGCGTACATGTCTGTCGGAAGGCTTGGCAAAGTGCAGACTACACCGATTGTAGTCAATGCCATTCACCCAGCCAGTATACATACTTCCCTTCGATTGCCGTCAAGCTAATAGTTGAGTCGACCACCTCACTTAGAGAAGTCAACTCATTGCCCAAAATTTTTCGTGTGAATGACTTATATGAGGTCCTCGCTAAACATTGCCTAGGTAATCATCGGGCTTTGTTCACTTCagaattaattacatttatccACACATTTCTATAATCTATAAAGTTAGAGGGGATCTCGCATATTATATACTGCTAATGTATATATTCAGCAATCTTTTTTGTTTCATGCTAAAAGTATTCTGCTAAATCATGACTACGCATGATATAGTTTCTTTATAGTTATCTAAGGTGGATACACCAATCCATTATCCggtttaaaatgtataaattcaaTTATGAAATACAATTTCAGTTGCCCAAaactaaatatattttcattatatgtacacatttacatactgtaaaagtggaaatattcgcggtgtggaaattttcgcttatttcgctatcagtaaatctccgcgaaaatttccacacgcgaatatattaacacataaaaatactaaatataaaagatacaagttagcgcaaaaatatcttgacggcgcgaaaatatccacaccgcgaacactttggaggctggctaagcgaaaatttccacttttacagtaatcTAGAAAATGgttgttatatacctgtcagtCAACACAAATCCttataccatatctatcctgAAATCAGCACCCTCTGCTAATGTACAAGTTAAGTACTATATTTAAGTTTGGGGAGGGTTTTAATATGctgcaaaaaaacaaaataaggcTTATTTGTGGGTAGGGACttgcagataaatatggtacaatATTATACATCATTAAAACTTACCTGGATAGTAACCCACTGGGTATGCAGCCTCCACGACATGCGTGTGGTGGTGGGTGTGGACATGCCTCTGAGTGGGAGGAGAGCTGCTGTACTCGCGGTTCTTGTCCACTGGCCCTATGGAATGGGTGGGGGTGGGAGGTCCGTCGGGCTTACCTACCGACACTGGTGAAGCCCGGTGTGGACTCGCCACAGACCTCGTTTTTTCCTGAAGTTCGTGAATTTTATGGCCACTATTTCCTTTACTTATACCACTTGCACTATTACTTGTAGCACTAGGTCCAGAGCTGCTGTGATATAGAGGTCCATGGGTAGGGTCTGTTAATTTACTCTCACTTTCTGTAGGAGCTAATTTTTGTACTAGACCAATTTTTTCCTTTTCATCCATTTCCATATTGACAGGATATGGAGGAATTTGTGATGGATGAAGATAAGCACCGTACATCATCGGATTCATCCCTCGATACATCGGGTGGGTGGGCTCAAATGGCATTTGTCCATACATTGAAGACTGCATATACTGACTAGGGTACATGTAGGCTGGGTAGGTGGGCCCGTTTGGGCCCGTGGCAGTCATTGATGAAGGAATTATACTAGAGTTGGAGGAGGGCGTGTGAGGGCTGGACACTCGACTCCCTGATTTACCTTTTGGAGTGTCGTGTCCTCTTATCCTGTCTAAGGAAGACGAGGAAGATGAagatgataatgatttaattttgtCACCACTTGATACTTTCGAATCACTTGCATCACTGGAGTCTCTAAACCCCTTATCTTCTGGTTCTCGTTTGATATCCACTTTTAATTTGCCTGCCTCTGGCCCCATAGAGTGGTCCCTTGGTCGGCCCTCAGCCCCACTGCTGTTGTTACCGACCTGATTTATGATAGAGGATTTTGAATCTGAAGGTCTATGCTCATATTTGTTACCATCACCCAATTTCTTGTGCTGTTCCTCACGTTTTTGATGTCTAATCATGGCTTGctgtcggtacatttgtattctACGTTGTTCCTCACTAGTTTTGTCACGTGGATTATCACGTCCGTATAAAGGATCAAATCTCTGGTCTAGTCTATTTCTATCCATTTGATCTTTGAGATCTAAATTTTCTTTAATGATTTGGtggttttcattttgtttttctctcaTACTTTTTTCTTTAAGCTCCCTCTCTGAAAGTGCTTCCGAGGCAGTCCTTTTGTTGTCGCCCTCCTTGTGCACTTGATGACCATCCCCTGGAGGCAGAGCTCCCCTTCCGATCACTCCATCCCCTCCTTGACTGGCCCCATTGTCTGTAGAGGTAGGTGGTCTAAGTATTGGCTTAGATATATCACCCTCCTTCCTCTCTCCATCTCCACGATTCTTTTCCTCCTCACCCATCTTTTGTTCATGATGCTGCCGGTATAGGGCATCATTTGACATCATATGCATATGGTAGGCATTGTCAAAATAGGGCCCATACGTGGCCAAGAACTGGTACTGGGCATGGGGAGGGATCTGTAGGGCATACATTTGCTGTTGGACCCACTTCTGGTGTTGCATATGATGGTATTCTTGTTGTGTTATTCCCCGACCTTCACCTTTATCTCCACGATCGTCTTTACCATCAGAGTCTTTGGAATCATCTCGTTTCAATTTTGATTCTGTTTTGGATTGTTCTGAGGGCGTGCTCCTATCCTTGTTAGGAGTCTGTAATGAAATGTGGGGCTGTGAAGGATGATGAGGATGGGGCTGCTGAGATGGGTGGTGAGGATGGGGTGGTGGAGGCTGCTGTGAAGGCGTGTTTGGACCAGAACTTGTCCCCACCGGAGAGGACATGTTCTGGGGTGAAAGTAGGTAAGGCGCGGCTGGCTGCCCATAGTAGGAACCATACATGTAAGGGGGAACGGATTGGGTGTCCATCACTGTAGGCTGGGACGGGGGCATGTTTGGCACATTTGGGGCATTGTCTCTGTTCTTGACTAAGCCCTCATCCTtatttttctgagggctttcaCTTTGGGTATGAGTTGCCGGGGATCCAGACTCTTCAGAAATATCTGAATAGTAGGAGGGACTCTGCACTTCTTCATTTCGGTTTGACCTGCTGTCTAGGGCAGCCAGTGACGGATTCACTTTTAACATACTGGGTGCATCTGTTGGTCGTGTTTGTGAAAGGTCTACCCCTTTCGGGGAGGGTTGCACCTGGGCAGTCACCACACCAACATTGGCACCGGAGGTGGACAGGGACAAAGGCTTGTCCAGTCGATCAAGCCGGGGAGCACTTGTAATTGTAGAACTTTCTGATTTATTATGATCCATTGGTTTGCTAGCTATGATCGGGGCAACTTTAATTACACCTGCACTTTGTTGTTCATTTTTCAGTGGTTCAACTTTACCAGTCCTCATTGGTGCAGCGGCTAAACTTTGGCTGATAGGAGGACCAGCCAAAGGGGATTCCTTCTCTTTCACTTTGTCTCGTTTCTTCTGTTTGGGTTTTCTGTCCCTATTCAGACCCAAAAATGATGGGGTAGacacagttgtctcccctgggGGAGTGGGCTTTGGCTGTATTGGAATAAGCTGTGAGGTACCTTGCATGTTAGCTGTGGTCACAGGTGACGCGTTAGTGTGGGTGACTGATACAGTTGTTGTCAGGGCAACAATTTGTGGCATAATATGACTGATCTTTGGTCGAATTGGTTTCTCTGTTTTAGATGATTCAGTTTTCAGATCCAAAGGTTGTGTTGTAGCAGATATGGCTGCTACAGTGAGAGTGGCCCCAGTCTGAATAGGATTAGTGGTCACTACCGCAGTGACTAGTGGCAAAACTTGACCACTGGGTATAGATCCAGTCTGTAGCGGGCTTTGAGAGAGCAGACCGACCCCTCCAAATGTTGGAGATGCAATATGTTGCTTAGACACAATCTGGAAAGCATTTCCTGATGGTATACTAGCAATTGATTTCCCTCCTGCACTTTTACTAACGGAAACACTAGTGGACACAACGGGTTCCTTTTTCTCTACCGAATCTGCCTTAGACGTTTCTCCATTCACGTCAACTTCTAAGTCCTCCATATTCTCACTATCCGATTTAGCACCTTCTTCCTCTTTCTTACTTTCTTCCTCTGTTGCCTCAGACTTGCCCAACTTGGTGTTGTTGGTGTCGGGGGCCTCAGAGGGATCAGCAATACTACTGTCCACATCATCATCCACATTGTCACAAGTGTCCCGCGTATCCTCATCCACATCAGTCGTGACTCCTGAACTCTGATGGGCATgtgtttgatgatatttcagTCCATTTGGATGCTTGTATTTTTTGCCACAATTTGGCTCCGGACATTCTATCAATGTGGATACAGGACTTTCAGTGCCCTGGTTTCCCTGTGAACATGACCTGCTGCGTTTGGTCATGCCTGCTGATAAGTCAATATCTGTGGGACGTCCTTTTCGTTTCATTCCCCCAGACACTGAGGGTTCACACTTTGCAGGACTGGGAGGGGCCTGAAACGTGTTGCTCCCTTTTCGTCCTTTGCGAAGTTTTCTCCCCTCTGGCCCCTTTTCATTGACTGGCGTTGTAGAAGCAGAACCCCTTCCTCTTTTGGCTCTCCCTTTAGGAGTTCTGGTCTCAAACTCACTGACTGGAGAATCACAGTTGAACCTGTATAAAATAGAACAGAATGTTAATGTATGGCATTTAAGGACATCtgctgaaaaacaaaatatgcattAATCCAGGTAGGAAAGGTCCAGTTACACCCATTCTTAAGATGCTATATTTTTCTTAGTTAAACCCTGCTAATCAGTTATCTTAGTTTGATCATTCagcattttgataaaaactaatATATAGATTCAGTTaacattaaattaatttcatttgattCCCTGGGGAAGGGAATAAGATCCTTCTGGTGCCTTAGTGTAGGGAATAAGATCTCTCTGGTTCCCTGGTATAGGTAAAACATCTCTGATGCCCTTGGGTAGGGAATACTGGTATATACTCAAGATTTCCTGGGATTATGAAGTGAGTGTCATTTGATTACCCGGGACAGCGAATGCATGTCATTTGATTCCCCGGGACAGGGAATGCATGTCATTTGGATTCCCCGGGACAGGGAATGCATGTCATTTGATTCCCCGGGACAGGGAATGTATCTGATTTGATTCCCTGGGACTGGGGATGTATCTGATTTGATTCCCTAGGGTAGGGAATGTATCTGATTTGATTCCCTGGGACTGGGGATGTATCTGATTTGATTCCCTAGGGTAGGGAAAGCCTTACCTTGGAGGAGCCCAGTCATGCTTGGTAGCATCTAACAGTGTCCCCACATAAGTTTTGTCTCTCCAAGTCACATTGACAACCAAGACTCCTGCAAAATAAAATATCCAAAAGCAAAATGAAACTTCAGTAAGGTTGGAATCCAACTTGTATTTGttgacaataaatattttatgatgcCATAGGGCATGTTCACTGTAATGGCCAACATTACAATGACCATGTTACTGCCTTTCATTTATGGTGTCATATATGTTGCCATCAAAGCAAAATAGTGCACCGTGTCCCTTGTGCTCAAGATCACAAAAGTGGTGAAACCATACATtctaaaacaacattttacattaaaaatgtcatttttttcatatctaaattttttaaagaaataaatttgCCTGAATATTGCATTAGAAAATTAACAGGAAATATAGATTTACTCCTGAAAATCTTTATAaaatgcagtttttttttttttttttttttttattcaagtatAACCCCAAATCAATCTTGTTTGTAACCGAGAAAACTTTTGTTTGTCATCAACATATTTAATGTTCAATTCCAAATATAAATTCATTAAGAACAACACATCTATTTTAACAGGTTGCATATCAATCACAAAATtaatacgatatatatatatatatatatatatcagaactGACCCTATTAGAAAATAATTCATACTTAAAAATTTATCATTGATACTATTTAAGGGTAGTATCTGTCAAAAATTAGCAACAGAGGAGACACCCCGCAAAAGCTGGACAGCTACCAGTAGTACAATCATTAAGTGATTCATGACTTCATGGAGATATTCTACACAGTTCTCTCCCCTGACATATGAACTTTATACTCATTACTTGTTTTATGCTAGTCATACTTTTGTCACATAAATGGCAAAAGAGCAGCTTCTTTCATTGAACTGAGAATGGACACAATAGGTATGAACTGTGTAAAGCTGGAATAGGATGATTTCCTCTCTACAGTGGAAGTGCATCCAATGTAGCTTGAATTTCATTAAGtacattgttgataaaaaaGACATTgcaaattatacaaatatctcATGGTTCAACCAAACTGATGTGTAATATAAGTGCTTAAAATTTGAACGAGACAACTCTTAAACTCAAACTCTTACTTGATATCATGATTCTTTTGTAGTGTTTGAAGTTCGTGAAAGAATGAAGCCACTAAAGTGCTGACaaatttgtgtacatgtattaattacatATGAACGGGAATATCGGGGTACGAATAGTGCTCAGCGTTTTTCCTGCCTATAATTTGACCCCATTCCCAATTAAtacaaattgtttatttttaccaATGAAGTTTGATACTAAAATTCCCCAAAATATTTAATCTGGTATTTTTTATGTGAAAATATAAAATCCAGCATCCTATTTCTTTCCtaattttacattttggtgCACAAAAAATCTGAAATTCCACCAGGTTGCACCACCGCAAATTAACGTCAGATTTATATTAAATAAGAAAATACTTCATCTTCTATTAAAATCTGATTGCAGGTTCGCAACTGCCTTTGAACTTTTGTTGACAATTTATTTCCACAGATTCCAACATGATAGGGACTTAAGCAAATATTGTGGAACTATACTCCAAAGAAACTGAATATTGGTACAACCCAATTAATTCAATCACGGTACGTtacttgtctgtcaatacaacCAGGAACTAGGGTATAATTTGTAGctaaaaatatcaatgatatttgaTGCTTAGTTCATTTTTTGTAAGCGAGAACATTTGACAAATAAATTCTATTGTTCTATTTCTCACCATTTTCAGTTTCATGCCACACGATGCCTTCGAGGGTGACACTAGTGCCAGGCTCACATGGTCCGAGGAATTCTGAATCAGTGGAGACACCTATGCTGCAGGTCTCCGTACTGGCATTGGTCAAACTCTGTGACTGAGAGTTTGCTGAGGTAGATGCATCATTCTGAAAGCCAGAAAAGTTAATAGTCTGAATTTAGACATCTATTAATTCAAgaatattgaataaaaacaGTCTAAATATTCTCAATCATGGCAATTAAaaaactatgtacatgtatagtttcaaatattatgaatatttcaattttgttaataaaataatcaataaacataaaaaaaaaattctttttccTGTGCATTATTTTCTTtggaaacaaaaacattaactTTTTCTGTTGTTGTAATCAAAATGGAAAATGGAAATATAATGTCACTAAACACCAAATACATGGTCTAAGCACTACATGCAGTTCCACATACTGATGAAAAGcaaaattatgtacattgtattaaggTATTTTAACACGTCATGCAAATCctgtgtctatatatgatatacagtagtaaaaaGCACCTCTGATCCACTGTCGACTCATTCAGGTTTAAACTTCACAAATCTCATTGGTTATATGAGCTGGTAAAAAGCAGACATACACATGCCATAATCATACATATTTCTAAAGAACCTTCCAAACTAACAGAATCGGACAACATCTACCAAAACCTCTATGCAGAAAagcaattgaaaaaaataaataaaataaatgtattttctCCATGCACAAGCCACATTGCTATTACTAGTATTAGCAGATATAAGCACTAGCCTAATCACAACCTTAGCATCCCTCCAGACCATGACACAGACTGTGTACACCTCTAACTACACTACTTAGCAGCAGCCTGGGTGGTTCTATTAGGTTTTGGGAACAAAGTGGTTCAAACAATGGCCAGGtttatatggtgtaatatttaaCCCTTCCCATTCACCCTTCTAATGAATCTTTTTAATTCTtgagaaaatttgaaaaaagtgTGACAAATATGCAAATGAAAAAAGTTGCTGCAACCTTTATCATTGGAcgtgactccctagtggtgtcaagtTCTATAGATTAACTGTCCACCGAATCGTTATAACTTGCACCCATTACTtgcaaatatcatttttatcttAAGATTTCTTTGTCTACCACTCTATCTAAAGTTTCCCCGATTTTAAATTGCACCATATCTAAACAAGGACATTGTGAATAACTAATGATGGTTGTGTGGAAAAGGTCAGCTTGCATTCTAACGTCGCTTAGACAACCGAACGTGCAATCAGTACATACAGTAATTGCCATGGAATTTCATAAACAATTGAATagaaaatacattaattatttgaaatctaCAGCAGAATTTTGCTCAAAGCCTAGGACTACTGGGAAAGATAGCAGATTTAGACtcaaatttgtaaaataaacttCTGTAGatgttaaaattatataatattcacCAGATATTTATTTTGgtgatttttttaaacagatttaATTCCATGACATCTA
The sequence above is drawn from the Pecten maximus chromosome 9, xPecMax1.1, whole genome shotgun sequence genome and encodes:
- the LOC117335056 gene encoding zinc finger protein 608-like isoform X1 — translated: MSGMDHQATVDNRGLRMKIKRTKNMGPTSNKSDTKHEIVKPGEAKAAHGSSSSSSASSSSVMDGISAANGSTVDKSKLSTATDRDKSPKVKNLHKRERSKEKMSKDCNATSLSSVCSLDVPFSQVSLEPNQAEVPQGKKENLPDPYEFNAKVEDGIGFPVKKIKSEKNDASTSANSQSQSLTNASTETCSIGVSTDSEFLGPCEPGTSVTLEGIVWHETENGVLVVNVTWRDKTYVGTLLDATKHDWAPPRFNCDSPVSEFETRTPKGRAKRGRGSASTTPVNEKGPEGRKLRKGRKGSNTFQAPPSPAKCEPSVSGGMKRKGRPTDIDLSAGMTKRSRSCSQGNQGTESPVSTLIECPEPNCGKKYKHPNGLKYHQTHAHQSSGVTTDVDEDTRDTCDNVDDDVDSSIADPSEAPDTNNTKLGKSEATEEESKKEEEGAKSDSENMEDLEVDVNGETSKADSVEKKEPVVSTSVSVSKSAGGKSIASIPSGNAFQIVSKQHIASPTFGGVGLLSQSPLQTGSIPSGQVLPLVTAVVTTNPIQTGATLTVAAISATTQPLDLKTESSKTEKPIRPKISHIMPQIVALTTTVSVTHTNASPVTTANMQGTSQLIPIQPKPTPPGETTVSTPSFLGLNRDRKPKQKKRDKVKEKESPLAGPPISQSLAAAPMRTGKVEPLKNEQQSAGVIKVAPIIASKPMDHNKSESSTITSAPRLDRLDKPLSLSTSGANVGVVTAQVQPSPKGVDLSQTRPTDAPSMLKVNPSLAALDSRSNRNEEVQSPSYYSDISEESGSPATHTQSESPQKNKDEGLVKNRDNAPNVPNMPPSQPTVMDTQSVPPYMYGSYYGQPAAPYLLSPQNMSSPVGTSSGPNTPSQQPPPPHPHHPSQQPHPHHPSQPHISLQTPNKDRSTPSEQSKTESKLKRDDSKDSDGKDDRGDKGEGRGITQQEYHHMQHQKWVQQQMYALQIPPHAQYQFLATYGPYFDNAYHMHMMSNDALYRQHHEQKMGEEEKNRGDGERKEGDISKPILRPPTSTDNGASQGGDGVIGRGALPPGDGHQVHKEGDNKRTASEALSERELKEKSMREKQNENHQIIKENLDLKDQMDRNRLDQRFDPLYGRDNPRDKTSEEQRRIQMYRQQAMIRHQKREEQHKKLGDGNKYEHRPSDSKSSIINQVGNNSSGAEGRPRDHSMGPEAGKLKVDIKREPEDKGFRDSSDASDSKVSSGDKIKSLSSSSSSSSLDRIRGHDTPKGKSGSRVSSPHTPSSNSSIIPSSMTATGPNGPTYPAYMYPSQYMQSSMYGQMPFEPTHPMYRGMNPMMYGAYLHPSQIPPYPVNMEMDEKEKIGLVQKLAPTESESKLTDPTHGPLYHSSSGPSATSNSASGISKGNSGHKIHELQEKTRSVASPHRASPVSVGKPDGPPTPTHSIGPVDKNREYSSSPPTQRHVHTHHHTHVVEAAYPVGYYPGMFPGASQQKSPPAATVQPQPGHPPYPPPK
- the LOC117335056 gene encoding zinc finger protein 608-like isoform X2, with protein sequence MSGMDHQATVDNRGLRMKIKRTKNMGPTSNKSDTKHEIVKPGEAKAAHGSSSSSSASSSSVMDGISAANGSTVDKSKLSTATDRDKSPKVKNLHKRERSKEKMSKDCNATSLSSVCSLDVPFSQVSLEPNQAEVPQGKKENLPDPYEFNAKVEDGIGFPVKKIKSEKNDASTSANSQSQSLTNASTETCSIGVSTDSEFLGPCEPGTSVTLEGIVWHETENGVLVVNVTWRDKTYVGTLLDATKHDWAPPRFNCDSPVSEFETRTPKGRAKRGRGSASTTPVNEKGPEGRKLRKGRKGSNTFQAPPSPAKCEPSVSGGMKRKGRPTDIDLSAGMTKRSRSCSQGNQGTESPVSTLIECPEPNCGKKYKHPNGLKYHQTHAHQSSGVTTDVDEDTRDTCDNVDDDVDSSIADPSEAPDTNNTKLGKSEATEEESKKEEEGAKSDSENMEDLEVDVNGETSKADSVEKKEPVVSTSVSVSKSAGGKSIASIPSGNAFQIVSKQHIASPTFGGVGLLSQSPLQTGSIPSGQVLPLVTAVVTTNPIQTGATLTVAAISATTQPLDLKTESSKTEKPIRPKISHIMPQIVALTTTVSVTHTNASPVTTANMQGTSQLIPIQPKPTPPGETTVSTPSFLGLNRDRKPKQKKRDKVKEKESPLAGPPISQSLAAAPMRTGKVEPLKNEQQSAGVIKVAPIIASKPMDHNKSESSTITSAPRLDRLDKPLSLSTSGANVGVVTAQVQPSPKGVDLSQTRPTDAPSMLKVNPSLAALDSRSNRNEEVQSPSYYSDISEESGSPATHTQSESPQKNKDEGLVKNRDNAPNVPNMPPSQPTVMDTQSVPPYMYGSYYGQPAAPYLLSPQNMSSPVGTSSGPNTPSQQPPPPHPHHPSQQPHPHHPSQPHISLQTPNKDRSTPSEQSKTESKLKRDDSKDSDGKDDRGDKGEGRGITQQEYHHMQHQKWVQQQMYALQIPPHAQYQFLATYGPYFDNAYHMHMMSNDALYRQHHEQKMGEEEKNRGDGERKEGDISKPILRPPTSTDNGASQGGDGVIGRGALPPGDGHQVHKEGDNKRTASEALSERELKEKSMREKQNENHQIIKENLDLKDQMDRNRLDQRFDPLYGRDNPRDKTSEEQRRIQMYRQQAMIRHQKREEQHKKLGDGNKYEHRPSDSKSSIINQVGNNSSGAEGRPRDHSMGPEAGKLKVDIKREPEDKGFRDSSDASDSKVSSGDKIKSLSSSSSSSSLDRIRGHDTPKGKSGSRVSSPHTPSSNSSIIPSSMTATGPNGPTYPAYMYPSQYMQSSMYGQMPFEPTHPMYRGMNPMMYGAYLHPSQIPPYPVNMEMDEKEKIGLVQKLAPTESESKLTDPTHGPLYHSSSGPSATSNSASGISKGNSGHKIHELQEKTRSVASPHRASPVSVGKPDGPPTPTHSIGPVDKNREYSSSPPTQRHVHTHHHTHVVEAAYPVGYYPV
- the LOC117335056 gene encoding zinc finger protein 608-like isoform X3, producing MSGMDHQATVDNRGLRMKIKRTKNMGPTSNKSDTKHEIVKPGEAKAAHGSSSSSSASSSSVMDGISAANGSTVDKSKLSTATDRDKSPKNDASTSANSQSQSLTNASTETCSIGVSTDSEFLGPCEPGTSVTLEGIVWHETENGVLVVNVTWRDKTYVGTLLDATKHDWAPPRFNCDSPVSEFETRTPKGRAKRGRGSASTTPVNEKGPEGRKLRKGRKGSNTFQAPPSPAKCEPSVSGGMKRKGRPTDIDLSAGMTKRSRSCSQGNQGTESPVSTLIECPEPNCGKKYKHPNGLKYHQTHAHQSSGVTTDVDEDTRDTCDNVDDDVDSSIADPSEAPDTNNTKLGKSEATEEESKKEEEGAKSDSENMEDLEVDVNGETSKADSVEKKEPVVSTSVSVSKSAGGKSIASIPSGNAFQIVSKQHIASPTFGGVGLLSQSPLQTGSIPSGQVLPLVTAVVTTNPIQTGATLTVAAISATTQPLDLKTESSKTEKPIRPKISHIMPQIVALTTTVSVTHTNASPVTTANMQGTSQLIPIQPKPTPPGETTVSTPSFLGLNRDRKPKQKKRDKVKEKESPLAGPPISQSLAAAPMRTGKVEPLKNEQQSAGVIKVAPIIASKPMDHNKSESSTITSAPRLDRLDKPLSLSTSGANVGVVTAQVQPSPKGVDLSQTRPTDAPSMLKVNPSLAALDSRSNRNEEVQSPSYYSDISEESGSPATHTQSESPQKNKDEGLVKNRDNAPNVPNMPPSQPTVMDTQSVPPYMYGSYYGQPAAPYLLSPQNMSSPVGTSSGPNTPSQQPPPPHPHHPSQQPHPHHPSQPHISLQTPNKDRSTPSEQSKTESKLKRDDSKDSDGKDDRGDKGEGRGITQQEYHHMQHQKWVQQQMYALQIPPHAQYQFLATYGPYFDNAYHMHMMSNDALYRQHHEQKMGEEEKNRGDGERKEGDISKPILRPPTSTDNGASQGGDGVIGRGALPPGDGHQVHKEGDNKRTASEALSERELKEKSMREKQNENHQIIKENLDLKDQMDRNRLDQRFDPLYGRDNPRDKTSEEQRRIQMYRQQAMIRHQKREEQHKKLGDGNKYEHRPSDSKSSIINQVGNNSSGAEGRPRDHSMGPEAGKLKVDIKREPEDKGFRDSSDASDSKVSSGDKIKSLSSSSSSSSLDRIRGHDTPKGKSGSRVSSPHTPSSNSSIIPSSMTATGPNGPTYPAYMYPSQYMQSSMYGQMPFEPTHPMYRGMNPMMYGAYLHPSQIPPYPVNMEMDEKEKIGLVQKLAPTESESKLTDPTHGPLYHSSSGPSATSNSASGISKGNSGHKIHELQEKTRSVASPHRASPVSVGKPDGPPTPTHSIGPVDKNREYSSSPPTQRHVHTHHHTHVVEAAYPVGYYPGMFPGASQQKSPPAATVQPQPGHPPYPPPK